A DNA window from Thiobacillus denitrificans ATCC 25259 contains the following coding sequences:
- a CDS encoding RNA pyrophosphohydrolase: MIDREGYRPNVGIILCNARNQVFWGKRVNQHAWQFPQGGINAGETPEQAMFRELEEEVGLLPGHVRILGRTREWLRYDVPPHWTRRDNRGLYRGQKQIWFLLRLTGRDCDVSLRASAHPEFDAWRWNEYWVPMEAVVDFKREVYRLALEELERYLHRDLRYLRQHTRRPGERREVPFDLQLKP, from the coding sequence ATGATCGATCGAGAAGGGTACCGCCCGAACGTAGGCATCATATTGTGCAATGCGCGCAACCAGGTCTTCTGGGGCAAGCGCGTCAACCAGCACGCCTGGCAGTTTCCCCAAGGCGGCATCAACGCCGGGGAAACGCCGGAACAGGCCATGTTCCGGGAACTCGAAGAAGAAGTCGGCCTGTTGCCGGGCCATGTCCGCATCCTCGGACGGACGCGCGAGTGGCTGCGTTACGACGTACCGCCCCACTGGACGCGCCGGGACAATCGCGGGCTGTATCGGGGCCAGAAGCAGATATGGTTTTTGCTGCGTCTGACCGGCCGCGACTGCGACGTGTCACTGCGCGCGAGCGCCCACCCGGAATTCGACGCCTGGCGCTGGAACGAATACTGGGTTCCGATGGAGGCGGTCGTCGATTTCAAGCGCGAGGTCTATCGCCTTGCGCTCGAGGAACTCGAGCGCTACCTTCACAGGGACCTCCGGTATCTGCGACAACACACGCGGCGACCGGGCGAACGACGCGAAGTCCCTTTCGACCTACAGCTCAAGCCTTGA
- a CDS encoding SoxW family protein, producing the protein MRQLFLAFVLLLAAPAWAETRDPASHFFQAKFGDFQAELDAAREQGKKGIFLFFEMDECPFCERMRTTILNQSDVQDAYRAQFLVYSIDVNGDTSMTDFKGKATTEKDFAFAHRVRATPTLLFFDLDGKLIARHTGPTKDKAEFLLLARYVVDGAYANQPFTRYKQGK; encoded by the coding sequence ATGCGCCAACTGTTTCTTGCTTTCGTCCTGCTACTGGCGGCGCCTGCCTGGGCCGAGACGCGCGATCCGGCGAGCCATTTCTTCCAGGCCAAGTTCGGCGATTTCCAGGCCGAACTCGATGCTGCGCGGGAGCAGGGCAAGAAAGGCATCTTTCTGTTCTTCGAGATGGACGAATGCCCATTCTGCGAGCGCATGAGAACGACGATCCTCAATCAGAGCGACGTGCAGGACGCCTACCGCGCGCAATTTCTCGTCTATTCGATCGACGTGAACGGCGACACGTCGATGACCGACTTCAAGGGCAAGGCGACGACCGAAAAGGATTTCGCGTTCGCGCACCGCGTGCGCGCGACGCCGACCCTGCTGTTCTTCGACCTCGATGGCAAACTTATCGCCCGTCACACGGGGCCGACCAAGGATAAAGCCGAGTTCCTGTTGCTCGCGCGTTACGTCGTCGACGGGGCCTACGCGAACCAGCCGTTCACTCGCTACAAACAGGGCAAATGA
- a CDS encoding TlpA family protein disulfide reductase, which translates to MQTLQRTRFYPMWFGALLLALAASVAQAAGFKVTDTNGKTHTLDGYKGKWVLVNYWATWCPPCLEEIPDLIALHGDKKNNLVVIGIALDYRNAKQVTDFTEGLLVDYPIVLGNHQIVSQIGPVRGLPTTYLFNPEGKMVAQQVGAVTREAVESYLKGKGARPAK; encoded by the coding sequence ATGCAGACGTTGCAAAGAACGCGATTTTATCCCATGTGGTTTGGCGCACTGCTGCTCGCACTGGCGGCGAGTGTCGCGCAGGCGGCGGGTTTCAAGGTGACCGACACCAATGGAAAAACGCACACGCTCGACGGCTACAAGGGAAAGTGGGTGCTGGTGAATTACTGGGCGACATGGTGTCCGCCGTGCTTGGAGGAGATCCCCGATCTCATCGCGCTGCACGGCGACAAGAAGAACAATCTTGTGGTGATCGGCATCGCGCTTGATTACCGGAATGCCAAGCAGGTCACCGATTTCACCGAGGGTCTCCTCGTCGACTATCCGATCGTGCTCGGCAACCACCAGATCGTGAGCCAGATCGGCCCGGTGCGCGGGCTGCCGACGACCTATTTGTTCAACCCCGAAGGTAAAATGGTCGCGCAGCAGGTCGGTGCCGTCACGCGCGAAGCGGTGGAAAGCTATCTCAAGGGCAAAGGGGCCCGGCCCGCAAAATAA
- a CDS encoding aspartate ammonia-lyase — MNEFRTEKDSLGEVRVPRDAWYGAQTARAVSNFPISGRAPDKDFVLAHVRIKLAAARANCQPGWLPELKRDAIVAACEQILAGAHLDQFVVDRFQAGAGTSHNMNSNEVIANLANVALGGEKGRYSPVNPNDDVNMGQSTNDTIPTAIRLAVLAKLPRLVAAVRGMAGEFSRLAEREKDTVKSGRTHLQDAVPTTLGQEFDGYAWTLARCAAALEAVRPALCEIGLGGSAAGTGLNTSPDYPDRVAAELAALTGESIRAGQLVAQMQSMNDLARLSGEIRNLALELTRISNDLRLLASGPRTGLGEIQLPPVQPGSSIMPGKVNPVMFEMLNQVCFQVLGQDAAVSYMVQAGQLELNVMMPALGSALFDAMDWLTNAIDAATEKNLKGIVANRERCAFFIHQSVALATLLNTRIGYMEAAEVAKESEKTGRPVRDIVAQRALMDAAEFDALVLAAAHGVGSGGGGG, encoded by the coding sequence ATGAATGAATTCCGCACCGAGAAGGACTCGCTCGGCGAAGTCCGGGTTCCCCGAGACGCGTGGTACGGCGCCCAGACCGCACGGGCCGTGAGCAATTTTCCCATTTCGGGCCGCGCGCCGGATAAGGATTTCGTACTAGCGCACGTGCGTATAAAGCTCGCAGCGGCACGCGCGAATTGCCAGCCAGGGTGGCTGCCGGAACTCAAGCGCGACGCAATCGTCGCGGCCTGCGAGCAGATCCTCGCGGGCGCGCACCTCGACCAGTTCGTCGTTGACCGCTTCCAGGCGGGTGCGGGCACGAGCCACAACATGAACAGCAACGAGGTCATCGCGAACCTTGCCAACGTCGCGCTCGGCGGCGAAAAGGGCCGCTACTCGCCGGTCAACCCGAACGACGACGTCAACATGGGGCAGTCGACCAACGACACGATCCCGACCGCGATACGTCTCGCAGTGTTGGCGAAGCTGCCCCGCCTGGTCGCCGCCGTGCGCGGCATGGCCGGTGAATTTTCGCGGCTGGCCGAGCGCGAAAAGGACACGGTGAAATCGGGCCGGACGCATTTGCAGGATGCCGTGCCGACGACGCTCGGCCAGGAATTCGACGGCTACGCGTGGACGCTGGCGCGTTGTGCGGCGGCGCTCGAAGCCGTGCGCCCGGCCCTGTGCGAAATCGGCCTCGGCGGCTCGGCGGCCGGGACGGGACTGAACACCTCGCCCGATTATCCGGACCGCGTCGCGGCGGAACTCGCCGCGCTGACCGGCGAATCGATTCGCGCCGGCCAACTCGTCGCGCAGATGCAGTCGATGAACGACCTTGCGCGGCTGTCCGGCGAAATCCGCAATCTCGCGCTCGAACTCACGCGCATTTCCAACGACCTGCGCCTGCTTGCCTCGGGGCCGCGTACCGGCCTCGGCGAAATCCAGCTGCCGCCGGTGCAGCCCGGCTCGTCGATCATGCCGGGCAAGGTCAACCCGGTCATGTTCGAAATGCTGAACCAGGTCTGCTTCCAGGTGCTCGGGCAGGATGCGGCGGTCTCCTACATGGTGCAGGCAGGCCAGCTCGAGCTCAACGTGATGATGCCGGCGCTCGGTTCGGCGCTTTTCGACGCCATGGACTGGCTGACCAACGCAATCGACGCCGCCACCGAGAAGAACCTCAAGGGCATCGTCGCCAACCGGGAGCGCTGTGCGTTTTTCATCCACCAGAGCGTCGCGCTCGCCACGCTCCTGAACACCCGGATCGGCTACATGGAGGCCGCCGAGGTCGCCAAGGAATCCGAAAAAACCGGCCGCCCGGTCCGCGACATCGTCGCGCAGCGCGCGCTGATGGATGCCGCCGAGTTCGACGCGCTCGTGCTCGCCGCGGCGCATGGCGTGGGTAGCGGGGGCGGGGGCGGCTGA
- a CDS encoding TolC family protein, whose translation MKRAAWVALLSVLPLTAVAEPLTLEAALAAAAAPHPERRIAESDLALARAERLQAASRRDFSLYLDGALRSGRRPDDGWKPDNALRLVARKPVLDFGRSSDSITAAERGVDAREAELLSTLSARRVDIMARYFDVLLADMQYAADNEFMAVAYVSWDNASDRFEVGDISQPELLRLEADYQDIRERRNASMQRMRMARQRLAHAINRPAELPDELVEPVLADNRRALPEFDRLLAWVMENNPRLRALKAEVAAAEARIAAVRNERNPTLDVEVAGARYSRESTTRDDVSAGLVFTVPFYQGRRVDARIARELAQKERSAAELEKLGLELKDAVLATLQEIEWLRGSAQIAADRQIEYRDWALERARAEYELELKTNLGTSMAETQVAQLRRKRVEYQLALALARLEALSGGNLPPTEGVQ comes from the coding sequence ATGAAGCGCGCGGCCTGGGTCGCGTTGTTGAGCGTCCTGCCGCTGACGGCGGTCGCTGAACCGCTGACGCTCGAGGCCGCGCTCGCTGCCGCCGCGGCACCGCATCCCGAGCGGCGCATCGCCGAAAGCGACCTCGCGCTTGCGCGGGCGGAGCGTCTGCAGGCCGCAAGCCGCAGGGATTTCAGCCTTTACCTCGATGGCGCGCTGCGTAGCGGACGCCGGCCCGATGACGGCTGGAAACCCGACAATGCGCTGCGTCTCGTCGCGCGCAAGCCGGTCCTCGATTTCGGGCGCAGCAGCGACAGCATCACGGCCGCCGAGCGAGGCGTCGACGCGCGCGAGGCCGAGTTGCTCAGCACGCTGAGCGCGCGACGCGTCGACATCATGGCGCGTTACTTCGACGTCCTGCTCGCCGACATGCAGTACGCCGCCGACAATGAATTCATGGCGGTCGCCTACGTGTCCTGGGACAACGCCAGCGACCGCTTCGAGGTCGGCGACATCAGCCAGCCGGAATTGCTGCGTCTGGAAGCCGACTATCAGGACATTCGCGAGCGCCGCAACGCGAGCATGCAGCGCATGCGCATGGCACGCCAACGGCTCGCTCACGCGATCAATCGACCCGCCGAGTTGCCGGATGAGCTTGTCGAACCTGTGCTGGCCGACAACCGGCGTGCGTTGCCCGAATTCGACCGGCTGCTGGCCTGGGTGATGGAAAACAACCCGCGCCTGCGCGCGCTGAAGGCTGAAGTCGCCGCCGCCGAGGCGCGCATCGCGGCCGTGCGCAACGAACGCAATCCGACCCTCGACGTCGAGGTGGCGGGCGCCCGCTACAGCCGCGAATCGACGACGCGCGACGACGTCAGTGCCGGCCTCGTGTTCACCGTACCCTTCTATCAGGGCAGACGCGTCGACGCGCGCATAGCCCGCGAACTGGCGCAAAAGGAACGCAGCGCGGCCGAATTGGAGAAGCTCGGCCTCGAACTGAAGGACGCCGTTCTCGCGACGCTCCAGGAAATCGAATGGCTGCGGGGCAGTGCGCAGATCGCCGCCGATCGCCAGATCGAGTACCGCGATTGGGCGCTCGAGCGCGCACGGGCCGAATACGAGCTCGAACTGAAGACGAATCTGGGCACGAGCATGGCCGAGACGCAAGTCGCGCAACTGCGTCGCAAGCGGGTCGAGTATCAGCTTGCACTCGCACTGGCGCGGCTCGAGGCATTGTCCGGCGGCAACCTGCCGCCTACCGAGGGGGTACAGTAA
- a CDS encoding proline--tRNA ligase yields MRTTQFFLSTTKEAPSEAELVSHKLMLRAGLIKRLGSGLYTWMPLGLRVLRRVEAVVREEMNRAGAIELLMPAVQPAELWQETGRWAQFGPQMLKIKDRHEREFCFGPTHEEVITDLARREIKSYRQLPLNFYQIQTKFRDEIRPRFGVMRAREFLMKDAYSFHASRESLAATYQAMYDAYGRIFTRLGLRFRAVAADTGAIGGSASHEFHVLADSGEDLIAYCPDSDYAANVELAEALAPAAARGAPQEAMREVETPKQTTCEDVAALLGIPLARTVKLIAVMAGERMVVVLLRGDHMLNEVKLAKIEGLADFRLANEAEIRAVFDCPPGFLGPVGIDRSTIRVIADRAVAVMSDFVCGANKPKFHLAGVNFGRDLQEPDLVADIRNVVAGDPSPDGKGTLALCRGIEVGHVFQLGNKYSQAMNATYLDEAGKAQAMEMGCYGIGVSRIVAAAVEQNHDGKGIVWPASMAPFSVVIVAIGYGKSASVKNAADTLYADLMAVGVEVLLDDRDERPGVMFADAELVGIPHRVTLGERGLNEGVVEYQPRRAAPEQGADARKIAVAEAKAFLMGVLGD; encoded by the coding sequence ATGCGCACCACCCAGTTTTTCCTGTCCACCACCAAGGAAGCCCCGTCCGAAGCCGAACTCGTCAGCCACAAGCTGATGCTGCGCGCCGGGCTGATCAAGCGTCTGGGCTCCGGGCTCTACACCTGGATGCCTCTGGGCCTCCGCGTGCTGCGCCGGGTCGAGGCCGTGGTCCGCGAGGAGATGAACCGCGCCGGTGCGATCGAGCTGCTGATGCCGGCGGTGCAGCCAGCCGAGCTGTGGCAGGAAACCGGGCGCTGGGCGCAGTTCGGGCCACAGATGCTCAAGATCAAGGACCGCCACGAACGCGAATTCTGCTTCGGACCGACCCACGAGGAGGTCATCACCGACCTTGCCCGGCGCGAAATCAAGAGCTACCGGCAGTTGCCGCTCAACTTCTACCAGATCCAGACCAAGTTCCGCGACGAGATCCGGCCGCGCTTCGGGGTCATGCGCGCCCGCGAGTTCCTGATGAAGGACGCCTACTCCTTCCACGCGAGCCGCGAGAGTCTGGCCGCCACCTACCAGGCGATGTACGACGCCTACGGGCGGATCTTCACCCGCCTCGGCCTGCGGTTCCGGGCGGTCGCCGCCGACACCGGCGCGATAGGCGGCTCGGCCTCGCACGAATTCCACGTGCTCGCCGATTCCGGCGAGGATCTGATCGCCTACTGCCCGGACTCCGATTACGCCGCCAACGTCGAACTTGCCGAGGCGCTCGCCCCGGCGGCTGCCCGCGGCGCGCCGCAGGAGGCGATGCGCGAGGTCGAGACGCCCAAACAGACGACCTGCGAGGACGTCGCCGCGCTGCTCGGCATCCCGCTCGCCCGCACCGTGAAGCTCATCGCCGTGATGGCGGGGGAGCGGATGGTCGTCGTGCTGCTCCGCGGCGACCACATGCTGAACGAGGTGAAACTGGCCAAGATCGAGGGCCTGGCCGATTTCCGCCTCGCGAACGAAGCCGAAATCCGCGCCGTCTTCGACTGCCCGCCCGGGTTTCTCGGCCCGGTCGGCATCGACCGCTCGACGATCCGGGTCATCGCGGACCGTGCCGTCGCGGTCATGAGCGACTTCGTCTGCGGCGCCAACAAGCCGAAATTCCACCTCGCCGGCGTCAATTTCGGCCGCGACCTGCAGGAACCCGATCTCGTGGCCGATATAAGGAATGTCGTCGCCGGCGACCCGAGTCCGGACGGCAAAGGCACGCTCGCGCTGTGCCGCGGCATCGAAGTCGGCCACGTGTTCCAGCTCGGCAACAAGTACTCGCAGGCGATGAACGCAACCTACCTCGACGAGGCGGGAAAGGCGCAGGCGATGGAGATGGGCTGCTATGGCATCGGCGTGTCGCGCATCGTGGCCGCCGCGGTCGAGCAGAACCACGACGGCAAAGGCATCGTCTGGCCGGCGTCGATGGCGCCCTTCTCGGTCGTCATTGTCGCCATCGGCTACGGCAAGAGCGCCAGCGTTAAAAATGCCGCGGATACGCTCTATGCTGATCTGATGGCGGTCGGGGTCGAAGTCCTGCTCGACGACCGCGACGAACGCCCCGGCGTGATGTTCGCCGACGCCGAACTGGTCGGCATCCCTCACCGCGTCACGCTCGGCGAGCGCGGCCTGAATGAGGGAGTCGTGGAATATCAGCCGCGCCGCGCCGCGCCGGAACAGGGCGCCGATGCGCGGAAAATCGCGGTCGCCGAAGCAAAGGCGTTCTTGATGGGTGTATTGGGAGACTGA
- the dcd gene encoding dCTP deaminase produces the protein MSIKSDRWIRRMAAEHGMIEPFEAGQIKQAAGRSIVSYGTSSYGYDVRCASEFKLFTDINTTIVDPKAFDPNSFVEVKGDSCIIPPNSFALARTVEYFRIPRSVLTICLGKSTYARCGIIVNVTPLEPEWEGHVTLEFSNTTPLPARIYANEGVAQMLFLESDEVCETSYRDRGGKYQGQVGVTLPKI, from the coding sequence ATGAGCATCAAGTCCGACCGATGGATCCGCCGCATGGCGGCCGAGCATGGCATGATCGAACCGTTCGAAGCCGGACAGATCAAGCAGGCAGCGGGGCGATCCATCGTGTCGTACGGCACGTCGAGCTACGGCTACGACGTGCGCTGCGCGAGCGAATTCAAGCTCTTCACGGACATCAATACGACGATCGTCGACCCCAAGGCCTTCGATCCGAACTCCTTCGTCGAGGTCAAGGGCGATTCCTGCATCATTCCGCCCAACTCCTTCGCGCTCGCGCGGACCGTCGAATATTTCCGTATTCCGCGCAGCGTTCTGACGATCTGTCTGGGTAAAAGCACCTACGCCCGCTGCGGCATCATCGTCAACGTGACTCCGCTCGAACCCGAGTGGGAGGGGCACGTCACCCTCGAGTTTTCGAACACCACGCCGCTGCCTGCGCGCATCTATGCGAACGAGGGCGTCGCCCAGATGCTGTTTCTCGAGTCCGACGAGGTGTGCGAGACCTCGTATCGCGATCGCGGCGGCAAATACCAGGGCCAGGTCGGCGTGACCCTGCCCAAGATCTGA
- the ylqF gene encoding ribosome biogenesis GTPase YlqF translates to MVIQWFPGHMTTARKKAAETMAQIDVVVEVLDARLPEAGCNPMIHELRAHRQRPCLKVLNKVDLADPAVTRAWLDHYNRQPGVMAVAISAKKAADVAKLSALAQKLAPHRDDAFKPLRLMIMGIPNVGKSTLMNTWVKRRVAAVGDEPAVTKSQQRINLSPRLILVDTPGMTWPKIEHDADGFMLAASHAIGRNAVIDEEVAVFLAAILLERYPALLRARYGFDVEGLDATGVVEAVAKKRGCLLKGRGGELDLEKAAMILLTDYRSGALGRISLETPDSRRAMLAGGAPTNTAGAENGADQSP, encoded by the coding sequence ATGGTGATCCAGTGGTTCCCGGGGCACATGACGACCGCCCGCAAGAAGGCGGCCGAAACGATGGCCCAGATCGACGTCGTGGTCGAGGTGCTCGACGCCCGCCTGCCCGAAGCGGGCTGCAACCCGATGATCCACGAACTGCGCGCGCATCGGCAGCGGCCCTGCCTCAAGGTGCTGAACAAGGTCGACCTCGCCGACCCCGCCGTCACGCGCGCCTGGCTCGATCACTACAACCGGCAGCCCGGCGTGATGGCGGTGGCGATCTCGGCGAAGAAAGCGGCCGACGTGGCCAAGCTTTCCGCCCTTGCGCAGAAGCTCGCACCGCACCGCGACGACGCCTTCAAGCCGTTGCGGCTGATGATCATGGGCATCCCCAACGTCGGCAAATCGACGCTCATGAACACCTGGGTCAAGCGCCGCGTCGCGGCCGTCGGCGACGAGCCGGCAGTCACCAAATCGCAGCAGCGCATCAACCTGTCGCCGCGCCTGATTCTGGTCGACACGCCGGGCATGACCTGGCCGAAGATCGAGCACGACGCCGACGGCTTCATGCTCGCGGCGAGCCACGCGATTGGCCGCAACGCGGTTATCGACGAAGAGGTCGCGGTATTTCTCGCGGCCATCCTGCTCGAACGCTATCCCGCGCTGTTGCGGGCGCGCTACGGCTTCGACGTCGAGGGACTCGATGCCACAGGGGTCGTCGAAGCGGTGGCGAAAAAACGCGGTTGTCTGCTCAAAGGCCGGGGCGGCGAACTCGACCTCGAGAAGGCCGCGATGATCCTGCTGACCGACTACCGCAGCGGTGCGCTCGGCCGGATCAGCCTCGAGACGCCGGATTCACGCCGCGCGATGCTCGCTGGCGGAGCGCCGACGAACACCGCTGGCGCGGAGAACGGCGCAGACCAATCGCCCTAG
- a CDS encoding efflux RND transporter periplasmic adaptor subunit, which produces MKQHTAGRTLAALGLAALALPAAAASVELTTRVSGVVEAVLVRPGQRVQKGAPLLRLDRTVLRARVAEAEAEYARAEADEADAKREAVRAQELFDRTVSSTTELEAATLRHARARAALAAAEARRTIARKDLSDAELRAPFAGIVKAIPGGPGSVVTADCQPKPLVILEAAER; this is translated from the coding sequence ATGAAGCAGCACACGGCGGGACGTACGCTCGCGGCTCTGGGGCTCGCCGCCCTGGCGCTGCCCGCGGCGGCGGCGAGCGTCGAACTCACGACGCGGGTTTCCGGGGTCGTCGAAGCGGTTCTCGTGAGGCCGGGGCAGCGGGTGCAGAAGGGTGCACCGCTCTTGCGCCTGGATCGCACGGTGCTGCGCGCGCGGGTGGCCGAGGCCGAGGCCGAGTACGCCCGCGCCGAGGCCGACGAGGCGGACGCCAAACGCGAAGCGGTGCGGGCGCAGGAATTGTTCGATCGCACCGTCTCGTCGACGACCGAGCTCGAGGCGGCGACGCTGCGCCATGCACGTGCGCGCGCGGCGCTCGCGGCAGCCGAGGCGCGGCGGACGATCGCGCGCAAGGACCTGAGCGATGCCGAATTGAGAGCGCCGTTCGCGGGAATCGTAAAGGCCATTCCGGGTGGGCCCGGCAGCGTCGTGACTGCCGACTGCCAGCCCAAACCGCTAGTGATACTCGAGGCCGCCGAGCGCTGA
- a CDS encoding lytic transglycosylase domain-containing protein — protein MRKTTRGLLIAAMLLASAAHAGGQREEALAANVRASLQRALADTAVTRTAFRERADEHAWLEEMSRRLAKRIPNEAERLEFLTTLHWEASRAGVDPQLMLGLIQVESGFRKYAVSPVGARGYTQVMPFWLEAIGSPDHNLFQLRTNLRYGALILRHYIDIERGDLFRALGRYNGSLGRPEYPNLVVGAWKRHWDYTPPTRSASASADVRS, from the coding sequence ATGCGGAAAACGACGCGGGGCCTGCTGATCGCGGCCATGCTGCTGGCCTCGGCGGCCCACGCCGGCGGCCAGCGCGAGGAGGCGTTGGCGGCCAACGTCCGCGCCTCGTTGCAGCGCGCCCTGGCCGACACGGCGGTGACGCGGACGGCGTTTCGCGAGCGCGCCGACGAACACGCCTGGCTCGAGGAAATGTCGCGGCGCCTGGCCAAGCGCATCCCGAACGAGGCCGAACGGCTCGAATTCCTCACCACCCTGCACTGGGAAGCCTCGCGCGCCGGCGTCGACCCGCAGCTCATGCTCGGCCTGATCCAGGTGGAAAGCGGCTTCCGCAAGTACGCGGTATCGCCGGTTGGCGCCCGCGGCTACACCCAGGTGATGCCGTTCTGGCTCGAGGCGATCGGCAGCCCCGATCACAACCTGTTCCAGCTGCGCACCAACCTGCGCTACGGCGCGCTGATTCTGCGTCACTATATCGATATCGAACGCGGCGACCTCTTTCGCGCCCTCGGCCGTTACAACGGCAGTCTCGGCCGACCGGAATATCCGAATCTCGTCGTCGGCGCGTGGAAGCGCCACTGGGACTACACGCCCCCCACCCGCTCGGCGAGCGCCTCCGCAGACGTGCGAAGCTGA
- the apbC gene encoding iron-sulfur cluster carrier protein ApbC, translating to MAVSELQVQSALKELIDPNTHKDYVTTKSARNIKIDGDAVSVDIALGYPAQSQLATIKQQVEDKLKTLDGVSKATANVSFKIVSHSVQRGVKLIPNVKNIIAVASGKGGVGKSTTAVNLALALAAEGARVGMLDADIYGPSQPTMLGITDKPESTDGKNLDPLIGHGIQAMSIGFLIDVETPMVWRGPMVTQALEQLLNNTNWNELDYLVVDLPPGTGDIQLTLAQRVPVTGAVIVTTPQDIALIDARKGLKMFEKVGIPIIGVVENMSLHICSNCGHEERIFGEGGGERMCRDYNVEFLGALPLDSSIRADTDSGKPSVVSDPDGRVTEIYKQIARRVAVKIGETAVDHSAKFPNIVISNT from the coding sequence ATGGCCGTTTCCGAACTTCAGGTGCAGTCCGCACTGAAAGAGTTGATCGATCCGAATACGCACAAGGACTATGTCACGACCAAATCCGCCCGCAACATCAAGATCGACGGCGACGCGGTGTCCGTCGACATCGCGCTTGGGTATCCTGCACAAAGCCAGCTCGCCACGATCAAGCAGCAGGTCGAGGACAAGCTCAAGACCCTCGACGGCGTGAGCAAGGCGACGGCCAACGTCAGCTTCAAGATCGTCTCCCACAGCGTCCAGCGCGGCGTCAAGCTGATCCCCAACGTCAAGAACATCATCGCGGTCGCGTCCGGCAAGGGCGGGGTCGGCAAATCGACGACGGCCGTGAACCTCGCGCTCGCGCTTGCGGCCGAGGGCGCCCGCGTCGGCATGCTCGACGCCGACATCTACGGTCCCTCGCAACCGACGATGCTCGGCATCACCGACAAACCCGAGTCGACCGATGGCAAGAATCTTGATCCCTTGATCGGCCACGGCATCCAGGCCATGTCGATTGGCTTCCTGATCGACGTCGAAACGCCGATGGTGTGGCGCGGGCCGATGGTGACGCAGGCGCTCGAGCAGCTGCTCAACAACACCAACTGGAACGAGCTCGACTACCTCGTCGTCGACCTGCCGCCGGGCACGGGCGACATCCAGTTGACGCTCGCGCAGCGCGTGCCCGTGACCGGCGCCGTGATCGTGACGACGCCGCAGGACATCGCGCTGATCGACGCGCGCAAGGGGCTCAAGATGTTCGAGAAGGTCGGCATCCCGATCATCGGCGTCGTCGAGAACATGAGCCTGCACATCTGCTCGAACTGCGGGCACGAAGAGCGCATCTTCGGCGAAGGCGGCGGCGAACGCATGTGCCGCGACTACAACGTCGAGTTTCTCGGCGCGCTGCCGCTTGATTCCAGCATCCGTGCCGACACCGATTCCGGCAAGCCGTCAGTCGTGTCCGACCCGGACGGGCGCGTGACCGAAATCTACAAGCAGATCGCGCGCCGCGTTGCTGTTAAGATTGGCGAGACGGCCGTCGACCATTCGGCCAAATTCCCCAATATCGTCATTTCCAACACCTGA
- a CDS encoding polyamine aminopropyltransferase, producing MAMRLRFGRRRAADDGLEVTEERGVRTLHLGSQAIQSAMRLSRPWDLELAYTRAMMGFLMFNPTPQAVLMVGLGGGSLAKFIRKQRPQTHITAVEIDPRVIAAARAHFELPPNDAALEVIEGDGALYVRRHPASADVILLDGFDAGNQVEALATQTFYAACHRALKPGGVLVVNLWGRDRDYAEYFARLTRAFDGAVGWISVQNKTNVILFAFSEADAPARLAAVLPRLADLSKRWGIDLRAFARDFQWADDASS from the coding sequence ATGGCAATGCGATTGCGGTTTGGGAGACGTCGGGCGGCCGACGACGGGCTGGAAGTTACCGAGGAGCGCGGCGTGCGCACGCTCCACCTCGGCAGCCAGGCGATCCAGAGCGCGATGCGGCTGAGCCGGCCGTGGGATCTCGAACTCGCCTACACGCGCGCGATGATGGGTTTTCTGATGTTCAATCCCACGCCGCAGGCGGTTCTGATGGTCGGGCTGGGCGGCGGCTCGCTCGCCAAGTTCATCCGCAAGCAGCGGCCGCAAACCCATATCACCGCGGTCGAGATCGATCCGCGGGTCATTGCCGCGGCGCGCGCGCATTTCGAGTTGCCGCCTAACGACGCAGCCCTCGAAGTGATCGAGGGCGACGGCGCGCTTTACGTGCGCCGGCACCCGGCGAGCGCGGACGTCATCCTGCTCGACGGTTTCGACGCCGGCAACCAGGTCGAGGCGCTCGCGACGCAGACCTTCTACGCCGCCTGCCACCGCGCCCTGAAGCCGGGCGGCGTGCTCGTCGTCAATCTGTGGGGGCGGGACCGGGACTACGCAGAATATTTCGCGCGATTGACGCGTGCCTTCGATGGTGCGGTTGGCTGGATCTCGGTGCAGAACAAGACCAACGTCATCCTTTTCGCCTTCAGCGAAGCGGACGCGCCCGCCCGCCTTGCCGCTGTCCTGCCGCGGCTCGCCGACCTGTCGAAGCGCTGGGGCATCGATCTGCGCGCCTTCGCGCGCGATTTCCAGTGGGCAGACGATGCCTCCAGCTGA